The stretch of DNA CGACAGTCCTGCCAGCCGGGGAAGGCGCGCGGCAGACACCGACTGGCAGAATCGTGGCTGGCCCATCGGCAAGGCCGCAATCAACCACCCCAGCCGCACGACCTCGGGGAGTTCGGCGTGCGGATTGGCAAGCATGGTTTCGATCGACAAGGAATCGTAGGGCAAATACACCTGCCCACCGCCCCCGGTGATGGGCAGAACGGCCAGCACGTTCGCGTGGGGAACTTGCAATTCGGCCGCGGTCGCCCGAGAAATAGCTGCCAACAGGCCGGGCCCACGCGACTCCCATTGCTCGCGCAACAGGCGGCTGCGTAGATCGATCTCGGCGACGGTATTCGGCACCTGCTGGCCGCCGATCTTTTCAATGACCAGGATCGCGGCCGCCAGTTCGGAAACGAATTCCTCCGTCGGGCGTTGGCCGGTGGCGCGCCGCGCGATGTTGCCGGCAAGTTCGCGCTGATTTTCACTGAACGTAGTTAGTGGCACGACATGGTCGAAGAACGCCTCCAGCGAGATCGAATGGGCGGTCAGCAAGGTGGTCAAATTCCGTACAGCCTCGGCCAGCGCCTGCTCCCAGCGTGCATCGATCAAGGGTACACCGCGTGCCAGCATCGCCGCGGCGTACAGGGCACTGGCCGACGCACTGGAAATCCACGTTAATTCCGTCACGCTGCGTCTCCCACCGGATTACGGCTGCCAGTCCCCCGTGGCACATCGTTTGGGGCGATGCGTTTCGCTTGAATGTTCGCTACAGTTGCGATTTTTTAAGGCTTGGCGCGGCGATTTCTAGCATACCGCGCGGCAATTGTGAGCGTGGGCGACGGCACCGCGGCGGCGGCGAACGCGAAATCACGCTCGACGCTGGGGCAAAGTCGTATAAGATACCGTATTCGTCGCGATTTCTTTGCCAGGAGCCTAGTGCCGATGCTCGACCAGCAGGTGAAGCCTTGGACCGTGTCCGATGCCGCGGAAATGTACGAAGTCGGACGCTGGGGGGCGGGCTATTTTTCCGTTAATCAGGCAGGCCATCTGCTCGCGCATCCGACCAAAGATCCGCAGCGATCGATCGACTTGAAAGAGCTGATCGACTCTTTGCAGCTGCGCGGCATTGATCTGCCGATCCTGGTGCGTTTTGCCGACGTGCTCAAGCATCGCCTGAGTGAGATCCATTCCGCCTTTCAACAGGCGATGAAGGAACACCAGTTCCGGGGGAACTACTTCTGCGTCTATCCGATCAAGGTGAATCAGCAGCGGCAAGTCGTGGAAGAGGTGCTGAACTTCGGCCGCCCGTTCCATTTCGGTCTCGAGGCCGGCTCGAAGCCCGAGCTATTGGCCGTGGTGGCGCTCGCCTCGAACGACACGCCGATCATTTGCAATGGCTTCAAAGATGCCGAGTTCATCGAGATGGCGATGCTCGCGCAAAAGATTGGTCGCCGAGTCATTCCGGTCGTGGAAAAGTACACCGAGCTGGGCCTGGTGCTCGAGTACGCGGCCAAGGTCGGGGTGCGCCCGCAGATCGGCTTTCGCGTCAAGCTGGCGGCCAAGGCCGGCGGACGTTGGCAAGGCTCGGGCGGTTTCCGCTCGAAGTTCGGCCTGACCGTGACTGAGATCCTTCGCGCGCTCGAAGAGCTCAAGCAGCACGGCATGGAAGATTGCTTCAAGCTGTTGCACTTTCATCTGGGTAGCCAGATCCCCAACATTCGCCACATCAAGCAGGCGCTCAACGAAGCGGCCCGCGTCTACGCCGAACTGTACAGCCGCGGCGCAGGGTTGGAGTATCTCGACGTAGGAGGCGGACTGGGCGTCGACTACGACGGATCCCAAACCAACTTCGAGTCGAGCGTCAATTATTCGCTGCAGGAATACGCCAACGACGTCGTTTATCACATTCAAAGCGTCTGCGACGATGCGGGCGTTCCTCATCCCACGATCGTGTCGGAAAGTGGTCGGGCGATCGTCGCCTACCACAGCGCGCTAGTGTTCAACGTGCTGGGCGTTTCTGGCTTGGGCGAAAGCGATGTGCCGAGCGAGCCGCCAGCCGATGCCGAACAACCGATTATCGATTTGTACGGCACGATGAATGCGCTGACGGCGCGCAATGCGCTGGAAAGCTATCACGACGCCCAACAAGCGCTCGACATGGCCATGAGCCTGTTCAGTGGCGGCTACCTGCCAATCGGGCAACGTAGCCTGGCCGAGAACCTGTTTTGGGCCATCTGTCGTAAAATGCAGCGATTGGTGCGGCAGCTCGACTTCGTGCCCGAGGACTTGCAAGGGCTCGACGCGTTGTTGAGCGAGACCTACTTCTGCAACTTCTCGTTGTTCCAGTCGATGCCCGATAGTTGGGCCATCAAGCAGTTGTTTCCGGTGATGCCGATCCATCGCTTGAATGAGCAGCCAACGCATCACGCGGTGCTGGGCGATATCACTTGCGACTCGGACGGCAAGATCGACTCGTTCATCGATCGTCGCGACGTAAAACGCACGTTGCCGCTGCACGCCTTCAACGGAGAGCCCTACTTCCTAGGAGCGTTTTTGCTGGGCGCTTACCAGGAAATCCTGGGAGACATGCACAACCTGTTCGGCGATACCAATGCCGTACACGTCAGTCTGGGCGACAATGGCGAGGTGGTGCTCGAGACGGTGATCAAGGGTGACACCGTGCGAGAGGTGCTGGACTACGTCGAATGGGATCCCAACGACTTGGTCCGCCAATTCCGCAACGATGTGGAAATGGCCGTTCGTGAAAATCGTGTCGACTTCCAACAGGCTGGCCGCATGATCCGCTTCTACGAAGAAGGACTGCAAGGCTACACCTACCTGGAAGACGCGCGCGAATAGCTACGCCGATGCCCGACCCCACCCCCGTGCGCGGTGTGATCTTCGACCTGGATGGCACGCTCGTCGATTCGGGTCTCGATTTCGATCTTATGCGCCGCGAAATGGGAATCACGCCGGGTCACTCCCTGCTCGAGGCGATCGACCTGCTGGGCGAGCCGGAGGCCGTTCGCTGCCGTGAGATTTTGGCCCGCCACGAATGGGCTGGCGCCAACGCAGCGACGCTGATGCCGGGGGTGCCAGAGTTTCTCGCGGCACTCGTCGAGCGCGGCCTGCATCGCGCAGTCTTCACCCGCAACAGCCGGGCGGTGGCGCTGGCCACGCTCGAGCGGCTGTCGCTGGATTTTGAAACGGTCGTAGCCCGCGAAGACGCTCCGGCCAAGCCTGACCCGACGGCAATTTGGCGAATCTGCGAAAACTGGCGATTACGCCCAGACCAGATCGTTTTGATTGGCGACTTCCACTTCGACATCGAAGCGGGGCGCCGTGCCGGCACACGCACGGTGCTTTATCTAGCTGGACGCGAACCGACTCACACCCCCGGCGCGGTCGAGGCCGACTTCCGGCTGACGTGCTTCCGGCATGCGGCTGCATTGTTGGCATGGATGTCCGAACCGCTCTAGGGCCGGTTAGCCAAAGCTGTTAGAATCCGCCGCCACTTTTGCTGGCAACCTCGTGCGCTGGCGGGAGAAGCTCGCCGAGTCGAGCCGCGATGTTCCCACGAGCGTAACACTAAGAATTACAAAATCGCCAGAGTCTGGCGGCCAGCCGCCGACGCGGCGCACGTTGCCGCTGTTAACCCACGTACCTTGCAAGGGAAGGCATGGTCATGTTGTCGCGATCCGTGGCGTGGGGATTGGTTCCGGTCCTCGCTCTTTTCCTGGCGTCGCTGTGCGTGGCGCAGGACGCTCCTCCCACCAAACCCTTGGCGCCGCCCCGTACACAGCAAGCAACTCGAGCCCCCGGCACCGCAGTTAAATCCCCAAACGCCCCCGCGGCAGCAACGAAGGCTCCTGGTGTACTGCGCCCCCCGGCATCAACCGGACAGGCACCGGCGCCCACACGGCAGGGCAAGACCGCTCCTGGCCCAATCAAGCAAGTGCAACACCAAGAGCAGGCAATTCCCGCGCTCTCGCCGCAAGAGCAGGCCGAACTGGACCAGGTCTTGATGGGATGGGAGCGCGAAAGCGATAAAGTGAAGACGCTGACGGCCAACTTTACGATGTGGGAGTACGATGCCGTCTTCGGGGCTCCGTCCGCGCCAGGACAGCCCCCCAAACCCAAGCGCTCGTGCGAAGGCCAAATTCGTTTTGCCGCGCCCGACAAGGGGTCGTACGAGGTTACCAAGGGAGATCAAGAACGTTGGATGTGCGATGGCAAGTCGATTTACGAGTTCGACTACAAGCAAAAGAAGCTGAAGGAATACCGGCTGCCGAAAGAGTTGCAAGGCAAATCCATTACCAACGGACCACTCCCCTTCGTCTTTGGTGCCAAGGCCGAATCGATGCGGCAGCGATATCTGATGCGAATCTTCACTCCGCCCGAAGAGAAGAATCAGATCTGGATCGAAGCGTGGCCGCGGTGGCAACAGGATGCCGCCAACTTTCACCACGTACACGTCATCCTCGACCAGAAGGT from Pirellulales bacterium encodes:
- a CDS encoding TIGR03009 domain-containing protein, which encodes MLSRSVAWGLVPVLALFLASLCVAQDAPPTKPLAPPRTQQATRAPGTAVKSPNAPAAATKAPGVLRPPASTGQAPAPTRQGKTAPGPIKQVQHQEQAIPALSPQEQAELDQVLMGWERESDKVKTLTANFTMWEYDAVFGAPSAPGQPPKPKRSCEGQIRFAAPDKGSYEVTKGDQERWMCDGKSIYEFDYKQKKLKEYRLPKELQGKSITNGPLPFVFGAKAESMRQRYLMRIFTPPEEKNQIWIEAWPRWQQDAANFHHVHVILDQKVMLPQAIRVYSPNPQNYKVYGFDRTNVNGTWDQIKDFFDRPRAPLTWQHVVEEPPAAALPAERPPQAPTADARNKVIPPRPPAVKK
- a CDS encoding HAD family hydrolase, with protein sequence MPDPTPVRGVIFDLDGTLVDSGLDFDLMRREMGITPGHSLLEAIDLLGEPEAVRCREILARHEWAGANAATLMPGVPEFLAALVERGLHRAVFTRNSRAVALATLERLSLDFETVVAREDAPAKPDPTAIWRICENWRLRPDQIVLIGDFHFDIEAGRRAGTRTVLYLAGREPTHTPGAVEADFRLTCFRHAAALLAWMSEPL
- the speA gene encoding biosynthetic arginine decarboxylase, with amino-acid sequence MLDQQVKPWTVSDAAEMYEVGRWGAGYFSVNQAGHLLAHPTKDPQRSIDLKELIDSLQLRGIDLPILVRFADVLKHRLSEIHSAFQQAMKEHQFRGNYFCVYPIKVNQQRQVVEEVLNFGRPFHFGLEAGSKPELLAVVALASNDTPIICNGFKDAEFIEMAMLAQKIGRRVIPVVEKYTELGLVLEYAAKVGVRPQIGFRVKLAAKAGGRWQGSGGFRSKFGLTVTEILRALEELKQHGMEDCFKLLHFHLGSQIPNIRHIKQALNEAARVYAELYSRGAGLEYLDVGGGLGVDYDGSQTNFESSVNYSLQEYANDVVYHIQSVCDDAGVPHPTIVSESGRAIVAYHSALVFNVLGVSGLGESDVPSEPPADAEQPIIDLYGTMNALTARNALESYHDAQQALDMAMSLFSGGYLPIGQRSLAENLFWAICRKMQRLVRQLDFVPEDLQGLDALLSETYFCNFSLFQSMPDSWAIKQLFPVMPIHRLNEQPTHHAVLGDITCDSDGKIDSFIDRRDVKRTLPLHAFNGEPYFLGAFLLGAYQEILGDMHNLFGDTNAVHVSLGDNGEVVLETVIKGDTVREVLDYVEWDPNDLVRQFRNDVEMAVRENRVDFQQAGRMIRFYEEGLQGYTYLEDARE